One stretch of Zingiber officinale cultivar Zhangliang chromosome 6B, Zo_v1.1, whole genome shotgun sequence DNA includes these proteins:
- the LOC121990064 gene encoding shaggy-related protein kinase theta-like, which produces MNPNYSEFKFPCMKGHPWHKFFANSVPPEAIDLVSTLLQYSPNLRLTALEACSHPFFDELRDPNTCLLSGKPLPPLFNFTSKELESASPELV; this is translated from the exons ATGAACCCAAATTATTCAGAATTCAAATTTCCATGCATGAAAGGTCACCCTTGGCATAAG TTTTTTGCAAATTCTGTACCCCCCGAGGCAATTGATCTTGTGTCAACACTACTTCAATACTCACCTAATTTGCGTCTTACAGC ATTGGAGGCCTGCTCTCATCCATTCTTTGATGAATTAAGAGATCCTAACACATGTTTGCTTAGTGGCAAACCTCTTCCTCCTTTATTCAACTTCACATCTAAAG AGCTTGAAAGCGCTTCTCCTGAACTAGTTTGA